A genomic window from Alphaproteobacteria bacterium includes:
- a CDS encoding SDR family NAD(P)-dependent oxidoreductase yields MSRWLILGATSPIAREFARLAAARGVDVVLAGRDLEDMERSATDLRIRGGHAVSVVEFDALDMASHEAFVRRVAAEGEGPLGVFVAFGFMPSQAEIDAAPELGAHVINANFTGAASILLWLKPVLEARKGVVVVLGSVAGDRGRASNYTYGSAKAGLHTFLQGLRIVLDRAGVRVINIKPGFIDTSMSWGNVKDGPLMATPRALAERALKLAEGRGAGESYFPWFWFVIMAIIKSVPYRIFRRLPI; encoded by the coding sequence ATGTCCCGCTGGCTGATCCTGGGTGCCACCTCGCCGATCGCGCGCGAGTTCGCGCGGCTCGCCGCCGCGCGCGGCGTCGACGTCGTGCTCGCCGGCCGCGACCTCGAGGACATGGAGCGCAGCGCCACCGACCTGCGAATCCGCGGCGGCCACGCCGTGTCGGTGGTCGAGTTCGACGCGCTCGACATGGCCTCGCACGAGGCCTTCGTGCGCCGCGTCGCGGCGGAAGGCGAGGGACCGCTCGGCGTCTTCGTCGCCTTCGGCTTCATGCCTTCGCAGGCCGAGATCGACGCCGCGCCCGAGCTCGGCGCGCATGTCATCAACGCCAACTTCACCGGCGCGGCCTCCATCCTGCTGTGGCTCAAGCCGGTGCTGGAGGCGCGCAAGGGCGTGGTCGTGGTGCTCGGTTCGGTGGCCGGCGACCGCGGGCGGGCGTCGAACTACACCTACGGTTCAGCCAAGGCGGGGCTGCACACCTTCCTGCAGGGGCTGCGCATCGTGCTCGATCGCGCCGGCGTGCGGGTGATCAACATCAAGCCGGGCTTCATCGACACCAGCATGAGCTGGGGCAACGTCAAGGACGGCCCGCTGATGGCCACGCCCAGGGCTCTGGCCGAGCGGGCGCTGAAGCTGGCCGAGGGCAGGGGCGCGGGCGAGTCCTATTTCCCGTGGTTCTGGTTCGTCATCATGGCCAT